CACTCGCCTCGGAGAAGATCCTGCGTATCCTGGAAGGCAAAGCACCCCGGAAGGTCATCGTCGTGCCCGATCGCCTCGTGAACCTCGTCGCATGAGCCGCCTGGCCGGTCTTGCCGCCGCGATGTTGGCGCTATCGGGATGCGGGCTGCATCCGCTCTATTCGGGCGGCAGCTCGGGCACGGTCGCCTCGACCCTCAGCCAAGTCGAGGTCGCACCGATCCAAGGCAAGGCCGGCTGGCTGATGACCAATGCGCTGCGCGACCGGCTGCGTAGCGACGGAACCCCGCGCTATCGTCTCGAAATGAAGCTCGACGATCAGATCGCGGGCCTCGGCGTGCGGCGCGACAATAGCGTCACGCGTGAACGCCGGACGCTGCGCGCGCGCTATCAATTGGTCGATCTGTCGAACGGATCGGTACTGCTCGACGCGGCGGCCGGGTCGGACGCCGGGATCGACGTCGTGAAGTCCGAATACGCAACGATCGCGGCAGAAAACACCGCGCTCGAACGGCTTTCGAACACCGTTGCCGACCAGATCGTCGCGCGGATCGCCACGTACGTGCAGCGTACCGCGCCCGAACCTCAGTGACCCAACCCCCAGGAATCCGACCCCCAGGGATCCAACGGGGGTCGCCCGCGTGAAAGCCAAT
Above is a genomic segment from Sphingomonas sp. HMP6 containing:
- the lptE gene encoding LPS assembly lipoprotein LptE — its product is MSRLAGLAAAMLALSGCGLHPLYSGGSSGTVASTLSQVEVAPIQGKAGWLMTNALRDRLRSDGTPRYRLEMKLDDQIAGLGVRRDNSVTRERRTLRARYQLVDLSNGSVLLDAAAGSDAGIDVVKSEYATIAAENTALERLSNTVADQIVARIATYVQRTAPEPQ